A single region of the Mycobacterium lentiflavum genome encodes:
- the qcrC gene encoding cytochrome bc1 complex diheme cytochrome c subunit, whose protein sequence is MKNLGFIRSRGRKPQSQPRKKALPEQSRRRLRRRLSGGLLLMIALTISGGLAAVLTPTPQVAVADESNSALLRNGKQLFDTSCVSCHGANLQGVPDHGPSLIGVGEAAVYFQVSSGRMPAMRGEAQAPRKAPIFDEAQIDALGAYVQANGGGPTVVRNPDGSIAMHSLRGDDLGRGGDLFRLNCASCHNFTGKGGALSSGKYAPDLGEANEQQILTAMLTGPQNMPKFDDRQLSFEAKKDIIGYVKNVTEERSPGGYGLGGFGPAPEGMAAWIIGMVAAIALALWIGARA, encoded by the coding sequence TTGAAGAACCTGGGGTTCATCCGATCTCGCGGCCGTAAGCCGCAGAGTCAGCCTCGCAAAAAAGCCCTGCCGGAGCAGAGCAGGCGGCGCCTGCGCCGTCGGCTGTCGGGCGGGCTGCTGCTGATGATCGCGCTGACCATCTCCGGCGGGCTGGCCGCAGTGCTGACCCCCACCCCACAGGTCGCGGTCGCCGACGAGTCGAACTCGGCGCTGCTGCGCAACGGTAAGCAGCTGTTCGACACGTCCTGTGTGTCCTGCCACGGCGCCAACCTGCAGGGCGTGCCGGACCACGGGCCCAGCCTGATCGGTGTCGGCGAAGCGGCGGTGTACTTCCAGGTGTCCAGCGGCCGCATGCCGGCCATGCGCGGCGAGGCCCAGGCCCCGCGTAAAGCGCCGATCTTCGACGAGGCCCAGATCGACGCACTCGGGGCCTACGTCCAGGCCAACGGTGGCGGCCCCACCGTGGTCCGCAACCCCGACGGCAGCATCGCGATGCACTCGTTGCGCGGCGACGACCTCGGCCGCGGTGGCGATCTGTTCCGCCTCAACTGCGCCTCGTGCCACAACTTCACCGGTAAGGGCGGCGCGCTGTCGTCGGGCAAGTACGCGCCCGACCTGGGTGAGGCCAACGAGCAGCAGATCCTGACCGCGATGCTGACCGGCCCGCAGAACATGCCGAAGTTCGACGACCGCCAGCTATCCTTCGAGGCCAAGAAGGACATCATCGGCTACGTCAAGAACGTCACCGAGGAGCGGTCGCCGGGTGGCTACGGCCTCGGCGGGTTTGGACCGGCGCCCGAGGGCATGGCGGCGTGGATCATCGGGATGGTCGCGGCCATCGCGTTGGCATTGTGGATTGGGGCACGGGCATGA
- the qcrA gene encoding cytochrome bc1 complex Rieske iron-sulfur subunit, with amino-acid sequence MSSESTGVGKEPDQAALAAMSNQELLELGGKIDGVETVFKEPRWPVEGTKAEKRAERGVALWLLLGGGFGLALLLIFLFWPWEYKSNGQAGNFLYSLATPLYGFTFGMSVLSIGIGAILYQKRFIPEEISIQDRHDGASRDIDRKTVVANLTDAYETSTIGRRKLIGASFGLGMGAFGLGTLVAFAGGLIKNPWKPVVPTADGMKAVLWTSGWTPRYHGETIFLARATGATEGAPFVKMRPEDMAAGGMETVFPWRESDGDGTTVESHEKLIGIKMGVRNPVMLIRIRPTDMPRVVKRQNQESFNFGEFFAFTKVCSHLGCPSSLYEQQSYRILCPCHQSQFDALHFAKPIFGPAARALAQLPITIDSNGYLVANGDFIEPVGPAFWERTTT; translated from the coding sequence ATGAGCTCGGAAAGCACCGGCGTCGGTAAAGAGCCGGACCAGGCCGCACTGGCCGCGATGTCCAACCAGGAACTGCTCGAGCTGGGCGGCAAGATCGACGGCGTCGAGACCGTCTTCAAGGAACCGCGCTGGCCGGTCGAGGGCACCAAGGCCGAGAAACGTGCCGAGCGCGGTGTGGCCCTGTGGCTTTTGCTGGGCGGCGGGTTCGGGTTGGCCCTGCTGCTGATCTTCCTGTTCTGGCCGTGGGAGTACAAATCGAACGGGCAGGCCGGCAACTTCCTCTACTCGCTGGCCACGCCGCTGTACGGCTTCACCTTCGGCATGTCGGTCCTGTCGATCGGCATCGGCGCGATCCTGTACCAGAAACGCTTTATCCCGGAAGAGATTTCGATCCAGGACCGCCATGACGGCGCCTCGCGCGACATCGACCGCAAGACGGTCGTCGCGAACCTGACCGATGCCTACGAGACGTCGACGATCGGGCGCCGCAAGCTGATCGGAGCGTCGTTCGGCCTGGGCATGGGCGCGTTCGGGCTTGGCACCCTGGTGGCGTTTGCCGGCGGTCTGATCAAGAACCCGTGGAAGCCGGTCGTGCCCACCGCCGACGGCATGAAAGCGGTGCTGTGGACGTCGGGCTGGACCCCGCGCTACCACGGCGAGACGATCTTCCTGGCGCGTGCCACCGGCGCCACCGAGGGTGCGCCGTTCGTCAAGATGCGCCCCGAGGATATGGCCGCCGGCGGCATGGAGACCGTGTTCCCGTGGCGCGAGTCCGACGGCGACGGCACCACGGTGGAATCGCACGAAAAGCTGATCGGCATCAAGATGGGTGTCCGTAATCCCGTGATGCTCATCCGGATTCGGCCCACCGACATGCCGCGGGTGGTCAAGCGTCAGAACCAGGAAAGCTTCAACTTCGGCGAGTTCTTCGCATTCACTAAGGTCTGCTCGCACCTGGGCTGCCCGTCGTCGCTGTACGAGCAGCAGTCATACCGAATCCTGTGCCCCTGCCACCAATCGCAGTTCGACGCTCTGCACTTCGCCAAGCCGATCTTCGGCCCGGCGGCCCGTGCGTTGGCGCAACTGCCGATCACCATTGACTCCAACGGGTATCTGGTTGCCAACGGTGACTTCATCGAGCCCGTCGGTCCTGCATTCTGGGAGAGGACGACAACATGA
- the qcrB gene encoding cytochrome bc1 complex cytochrome b subunit, producing the protein MSPKLSPPKIGDVLARQGEDIDTRYHPSAAVRRQLNKVFPTHWSFLLGEIAMYSFFVLLITGVYLTLFFDPSMVDVTYNGVYQPLRGVEMSRAYQSALDISFEVRGGLFVRQIHHWAALMFSASIMVHLARIFFTGAFRRPREANWVIGSLLLILSMFEGYFGYSLPDDLLSGIGLRAALSSITLGMPVIGTWLHWALFGGDFPGTILIPRMYALHILLIPGIILALIGLHLAMVWFQKHTQFPGPGRTEHNVVGVRVMPVFAVKSGAFFAAIVGVLGLMGGLLQINPIWNLGPYKPSQVSAGSQPDFYMMWTEGLARIWPPWEFYFWHHTVPAVVWVALIMGAVFMLLIIYPFLEKRFSGDKAHHNLLQRPRDVPVRTSIGAMAIAFYMLLTLCAMNDIIAFTFHISLNATTWIGRIGMVILPPFVFFISYRWCIGLQRSDRALLEHGVETGIIKRLPHGAYIELHQPLGPVDDHGHPIPLEYAGAAIPNKMNKLGSGGTPGSGSFLFADPVSEDAALREAAHASEQRALTALRERQETNGSTNGEH; encoded by the coding sequence ATGAGTCCGAAACTGAGTCCCCCGAAGATCGGCGATGTCCTGGCCCGCCAGGGCGAGGACATCGACACCCGGTATCACCCGTCGGCCGCGGTCCGCCGGCAGCTCAACAAGGTCTTCCCGACGCACTGGTCGTTCCTGCTCGGTGAGATCGCGATGTACAGCTTCTTCGTGCTGCTGATCACCGGCGTGTACCTGACGCTGTTCTTCGACCCGTCGATGGTCGACGTCACCTACAACGGCGTGTACCAGCCGCTGCGCGGCGTCGAGATGTCGCGGGCCTACCAGTCGGCACTCGACATCTCCTTCGAGGTCCGCGGCGGCCTGTTCGTCCGCCAGATCCACCACTGGGCCGCGCTGATGTTCTCGGCGTCGATCATGGTGCACCTGGCGCGCATCTTCTTCACCGGCGCGTTCCGCCGGCCCCGCGAGGCCAACTGGGTGATCGGCTCGCTGTTGCTGATCCTGTCGATGTTCGAGGGCTACTTTGGCTACTCCCTGCCCGACGACCTGCTCTCCGGTATCGGTCTGCGGGCTGCGCTCTCGTCGATCACCCTGGGCATGCCGGTGATCGGAACCTGGCTGCACTGGGCATTGTTCGGCGGTGACTTCCCCGGCACCATCCTGATCCCCCGGATGTACGCCCTGCACATCCTGCTGATCCCGGGCATCATCCTGGCGCTGATCGGGTTGCACCTGGCCATGGTGTGGTTCCAGAAACACACCCAGTTCCCCGGGCCCGGACGCACCGAGCACAACGTCGTCGGCGTGCGCGTCATGCCGGTGTTCGCGGTCAAGTCCGGCGCGTTCTTCGCGGCCATCGTCGGGGTGCTGGGCCTGATGGGCGGTCTGCTGCAGATCAACCCGATCTGGAACCTGGGTCCGTACAAGCCATCTCAGGTGTCGGCCGGCTCGCAGCCCGACTTCTACATGATGTGGACCGAAGGCCTGGCGCGTATCTGGCCGCCATGGGAGTTCTACTTCTGGCACCACACCGTTCCGGCCGTGGTCTGGGTGGCGCTGATCATGGGTGCCGTTTTCATGCTGCTGATCATCTACCCGTTCCTGGAGAAGCGGTTCAGCGGCGACAAGGCCCACCACAACCTGCTGCAGCGGCCGCGCGACGTGCCGGTGCGCACCTCGATCGGCGCGATGGCGATCGCCTTCTACATGCTGCTGACGCTGTGCGCGATGAACGACATCATCGCGTTCACGTTCCACATCTCGCTGAACGCGACGACGTGGATCGGGCGTATCGGCATGGTGATCCTGCCGCCGTTCGTCTTCTTCATCAGCTACCGCTGGTGCATTGGGCTGCAGCGCAGCGACCGGGCGTTGCTTGAGCACGGCGTCGAGACCGGCATCATCAAGCGGCTGCCGCACGGTGCCTACATCGAGCTGCACCAGCCGCTCGGCCCGGTCGACGACCACGGCCACCCGATTCCGCTGGAATACGCAGGCGCGGCGATTCCCAACAAGATGAACAAGCTGGGCTCGGGCGGTACGCCGGGCAGCGGCAGCTTCTTGTTCGCCGACCCGGTGTCCGAGGATGCCGCGCTGCGTGAGGCGGCCCACGCCTCGGAGCAACGCGCGCTCACCGCGCTGCGGGAACGCCAAGAAACCAACGGCTCCACTAACGGGGAACACTAG
- a CDS encoding DUF5994 family protein: MSRPFGRGRAKPIRLSVARELGRVIDGAWWPRADRMSIELPDLVALLTPMLGDITSINVNWQPLQRPPDFNWPGWDQKRHHIITIAAGDRHANLLVIPYATYNALALMVLRCAADLPVCPADQEKPAFMTAGSILRAAQQQRAAD, encoded by the coding sequence ATGAGCCGTCCCTTCGGTCGAGGCCGAGCGAAACCCATCCGGTTATCGGTGGCTCGTGAGCTCGGCCGCGTCATCGATGGCGCGTGGTGGCCGCGCGCTGACCGCATGAGCATTGAGTTGCCCGACCTGGTCGCCCTCTTGACCCCGATGCTGGGCGACATCACGTCGATCAACGTCAATTGGCAACCGCTGCAACGACCACCGGACTTCAATTGGCCGGGATGGGACCAAAAGCGCCACCACATCATCACCATCGCGGCTGGCGACCGTCACGCCAACCTGCTGGTCATCCCGTATGCGACCTACAACGCGCTGGCGCTCATGGTGTTGCGCTGCGCAGCTGACCTCCCGGTTTGTCCCGCCGACCAGGAGAAGCCCGCCTTCATGACCGCGGGATCGATCCTGCGCGCCGCCCAACAGCAGCGCGCCGCCGACTGA
- a CDS encoding DUF2561 family protein codes for MVSRYAAYRSGDDTVPPDVIDRLLLGTCAAIWLLLLGVSVAAAVALADLGRGLHSAARNPHSTPWVLYTVIVVSALIIAGAIPVLLRARRMTKAEPPIVRSTALQGRPPSRPPATRTVVERVRPQRAPTAGANGAWSGEAVDRIWLRGTVVLTGTMGIALIAVAAATYSMAVGHDGPSWVGYALAAAVTAAMPAVEWLYVRQLRREVAAT; via the coding sequence ATGGTCAGCAGATACGCCGCGTATCGAAGCGGTGACGACACCGTTCCGCCCGATGTCATCGATCGCCTCCTGCTGGGGACGTGCGCCGCGATCTGGCTGCTGTTGCTGGGCGTCAGCGTGGCCGCCGCCGTCGCGCTGGCCGACCTTGGCCGTGGGCTGCACAGCGCCGCCCGGAATCCGCACAGCACGCCCTGGGTGCTGTACACCGTCATCGTCGTGTCCGCGTTGATCATCGCCGGGGCCATCCCGGTGCTGCTGCGGGCCCGCCGGATGACCAAGGCCGAACCGCCGATCGTTCGGTCGACGGCGCTGCAGGGACGGCCGCCGAGCCGGCCGCCCGCCACGCGCACCGTGGTCGAACGGGTGCGCCCGCAGCGCGCACCGACCGCCGGCGCGAACGGGGCGTGGTCCGGGGAGGCCGTGGACCGAATCTGGTTGCGCGGCACCGTCGTCCTGACCGGCACGATGGGCATCGCACTCATTGCCGTCGCCGCGGCGACGTACTCGATGGCGGTCGGGCATGACGGTCCGTCCTGGGTCGGCTACGCGCTGGCCGCGGCCGTCACCGCGGCGATGCCCGCAGTCGAATGGCTCTACGTTCGGCAGCTACGCCGCGAAGTCGCGGCAACCTAG
- a CDS encoding MmpS family transport accessory protein, producing MSGPKPPGWEPEESDSASDLTHEPNSGGEPDDELDEHHDELDVRGELHGRHELEPFGDSGAIPAADQTGETDAYSRAYSAPEAEHFISGPYVPADLRLYDYEDYDDSADDADDAGAPRWPWVVGVAAIVAAIALVVSVSLLFARTDTSQLANPGTTSSTPPVQDEITTTKPPPPPTTTEVPPPPPPTATETQTVTVTPPPPPPPPPPAPSTTPPPATTSATAAPPPAPPPSTTPAGPRQVTYSVTGTKAPGDIISVTYVDASGRSRTQHNVYIPWSMTVTPISQSDVGSVQASSLFRVSRLNCSITTSDGTVLSSNNADQPQTSC from the coding sequence ATGAGCGGGCCGAAACCCCCGGGATGGGAACCCGAAGAATCCGATTCGGCCAGTGACCTCACCCACGAGCCGAATTCCGGCGGCGAGCCCGACGACGAATTAGACGAGCACCATGACGAATTAGACGTGCGCGGCGAATTGCATGGCCGTCACGAACTCGAGCCCTTCGGCGACAGCGGCGCAATACCGGCGGCAGATCAGACCGGCGAGACGGACGCATATTCGCGCGCCTACTCCGCCCCGGAGGCCGAGCATTTCATCAGCGGCCCGTATGTGCCGGCCGATCTGAGGCTGTACGACTACGAGGATTACGACGACTCGGCCGACGACGCTGACGACGCAGGCGCCCCACGCTGGCCGTGGGTGGTCGGCGTCGCCGCCATCGTGGCCGCGATCGCCCTGGTGGTTTCGGTGTCGCTGCTGTTCGCGCGCACCGACACCAGCCAACTCGCCAATCCGGGCACCACGTCCTCGACGCCGCCGGTGCAGGACGAGATCACCACGACCAAGCCGCCACCGCCGCCGACCACCACCGAAGTGCCGCCGCCACCGCCCCCAACAGCCACGGAGACCCAGACAGTGACGGTGACGCCGCCGCCCCCGCCACCGCCGCCGCCACCCGCGCCGTCGACCACACCGCCGCCGGCCACGACGTCGGCTACCGCGGCCCCGCCGCCAGCGCCGCCACCATCGACGACGCCGGCCGGTCCACGTCAGGTCACCTATTCGGTGACCGGGACCAAGGCGCCGGGCGACATCATCTCGGTGACCTACGTCGACGCCTCCGGCCGCTCACGCACCCAGCACAACGTCTACATCCCGTGGTCGATGACGGTCACACCGATCTCGCAATCCGACGTCGGCTCCGTGCAGGCGTCCAGCCTCTTCCGGGTTAGCCGGCTCAATTGCTCGATCACCACCAGTGACGGAACGGTGCTGTCGTCGAACAATGCTGACCAACCCCAGACGAGCTGTTGA
- a CDS encoding cytochrome c oxidase subunit 4: protein MHIEARLFEFVAAFFVFCAVLYGVLTALYATGGEEWAGTTALALTGGLALITATFFRFVARRLDTRPEDYEGAEISDGAGELGFFAPHSWWPLMLALSGSVAAVGIALWLPWLIVAGVVFILASAAGLVFEYYVGPEKH, encoded by the coding sequence ATGCATATCGAAGCGAGGCTGTTCGAATTCGTCGCCGCGTTCTTCGTCTTTTGCGCGGTGCTCTACGGGGTACTGACCGCGCTGTACGCCACCGGCGGCGAGGAATGGGCCGGTACCACCGCACTGGCGCTGACCGGCGGTCTGGCGTTGATCACGGCTACCTTCTTCCGGTTCGTGGCCCGTCGCCTCGACACCCGGCCCGAGGACTACGAGGGCGCTGAAATCAGCGACGGTGCAGGCGAATTGGGATTCTTCGCCCCGCACAGCTGGTGGCCGCTGATGCTCGCATTGTCGGGCTCGGTCGCCGCGGTCGGTATCGCGCTGTGGCTGCCGTGGCTGATCGTCGCCGGCGTGGTGTTCATCCTTGCTTCGGCCGCCGGCTTGGTCTTTGAGTACTACGTGGGTCCCGAGAAGCACTGA
- the ctaC gene encoding aa3-type cytochrome oxidase subunit II codes for MTPGGQFRSQRLSHRIFRPLALAATLGVLAVTLSGCSWQTVFALGWPEGITPQAHLNRELWIGAVIASLVVGVIVWGLIFWSAAFHRKKATDTELPRQFGYNMPLELVLTVTPFLIISVLFYFTVVVQEKMLHLDKNPEVVIDVTAFQWNWKFGYQSVNFKDGTLTYDGADEARKKAMVSKPEGKDEHGEERVGPVRGINTEDRSYLNFDKIETLGTQTEIPVLVLPAGKRIEFVLNSADVIHAFWVPEFLFKRDVMAYPKQNNSVNVFQVEEIQKTGAFVGHCAEMCGTYHSMMNFEVRVVEPNDFKAYLQQRSEGKTNAQALQAIAQSPVAVTTHPFDTRRGEQTQPVG; via the coding sequence GTGACACCCGGCGGGCAGTTCCGTTCGCAGCGTTTGTCGCATCGCATATTTCGACCGCTGGCGCTGGCCGCAACGCTGGGAGTGCTGGCGGTCACGCTTAGTGGTTGCAGCTGGCAAACGGTGTTTGCCCTGGGCTGGCCCGAGGGCATTACCCCCCAGGCTCACCTCAACCGGGAGCTGTGGATCGGCGCGGTCATCGCTTCGCTCGTCGTCGGGGTCATCGTCTGGGGTCTGATCTTCTGGTCGGCGGCGTTTCACCGGAAGAAGGCCACCGACACCGAACTGCCGCGGCAGTTCGGCTACAACATGCCGCTAGAGCTGGTGCTCACGGTGACGCCGTTCCTGATCATCTCGGTGCTGTTCTACTTCACCGTTGTGGTGCAGGAGAAGATGCTGCACCTGGACAAGAACCCCGAGGTTGTGATCGACGTCACGGCCTTCCAGTGGAACTGGAAGTTCGGTTATCAGAGCGTCAATTTCAAGGACGGCACGCTGACCTACGACGGCGCCGACGAGGCCCGCAAGAAGGCGATGGTCTCCAAGCCCGAGGGCAAGGACGAGCACGGCGAAGAGCGCGTCGGCCCGGTGCGCGGCATCAACACCGAAGACCGGTCCTACCTGAACTTCGACAAGATCGAGACGCTGGGAACGCAGACCGAGATTCCGGTACTGGTGCTACCGGCCGGCAAGCGTATCGAATTCGTGTTGAATTCAGCCGATGTCATCCACGCTTTCTGGGTGCCGGAATTCCTCTTCAAGCGCGACGTGATGGCCTACCCCAAACAGAACAACTCGGTCAATGTGTTCCAGGTCGAAGAGATCCAAAAGACCGGGGCATTCGTCGGCCACTGTGCGGAGATGTGCGGCACGTATCACTCGATGATGAACTTCGAGGTCCGTGTCGTTGAGCCCAATGACTTCAAGGCGTATTTGCAGCAACGCAGCGAGGGAAAGACGAACGCCCAGGCGTTGCAGGCGATCGCCCAGTCTCCGGTAGCGGTGACCACTCATCCGTTCGACACTCGCCGCGGCGAACAGACCCAACCAGTCGGTTAG
- the asnB gene encoding asparagine synthase (glutamine-hydrolyzing), translating into MCGLLAFVADPAGLNDQAAGPAATGTDDAVTRSLRLMRHRGPDEPGGLFDPAQDGAVVFGFNRLSFIDIAHSHQPLRWGPPEAPDRYVLVFNGEIYNYLELRDELAAQYGAAFATDGDGEAIVAGYHHWGTEVLTRLRGMFAFALWDTATRELFCARDPFGIKPLFMATGTGGTAVASEKKCLLDLVDLVGFDTAIDERAVQHYTVLQYVPEPETLHRGVRRLESGCYARIRPGSPPQVTRYFTPRFAAVPLTRDTEQARYDEITAVLEDSVAKHMRADVTVGAFLSGGIDSTAIAALAIRHNPRLITFTTGFEREGFSEIDIAVASAEAIGARHIAKVVSAGEFVAALPEIVWYLDEPVADPALVPLFFVAREARKHVKVVLSGEGADELFGGYTIYREPLSLRPFDYLPRPLRRSMGKMSKPLPDGMRGKSLLHRGSLTLEERYYGNARSFSDAQLRDVLTGFREQWTHTDVTASVYAESAGWDPVARMQHVDLFTWLRGDILVKADKMTMANSLELRVPFLDPEVFAVASRLPVEAKITRTTTKYALRRALEPIVPTHVLHRPKLGFPVPIRHWLRAGELLEWAYATVDASQAGQLVDTAAVRRMLDEHRGGTSDHSRRLWTVLIFMLWHAIFVEHTVVPQISEPVYPVQL; encoded by the coding sequence GTGTGTGGACTGCTGGCGTTCGTCGCGGACCCGGCCGGCCTGAACGACCAGGCGGCCGGACCCGCCGCTACCGGGACGGATGACGCCGTCACCCGCTCGCTACGCCTGATGCGGCACCGGGGACCCGACGAGCCCGGCGGTTTGTTCGACCCGGCCCAGGACGGGGCCGTCGTGTTCGGCTTCAACCGGCTGTCGTTCATCGACATCGCGCATTCGCATCAGCCGCTGCGCTGGGGACCGCCCGAGGCGCCCGACCGCTACGTGCTGGTGTTCAACGGCGAGATCTACAACTACCTCGAGCTGCGTGACGAACTGGCCGCCCAGTACGGCGCCGCCTTCGCCACCGACGGTGACGGCGAGGCCATCGTCGCCGGCTACCACCACTGGGGCACCGAGGTGCTGACACGGCTGCGCGGCATGTTCGCCTTCGCGCTGTGGGACACCGCCACCCGCGAATTGTTCTGCGCCCGCGATCCTTTCGGCATCAAGCCGCTGTTCATGGCGACCGGCACCGGCGGCACGGCGGTGGCCAGCGAGAAGAAATGCCTGCTGGATCTCGTCGATCTGGTCGGGTTCGACACCGCGATCGACGAGCGCGCGGTGCAGCACTACACCGTGCTGCAGTACGTGCCGGAGCCCGAGACGCTGCACCGCGGGGTGCGCCGGCTGGAATCGGGCTGCTACGCGCGGATCCGGCCCGGATCGCCGCCGCAGGTCACCCGCTACTTCACGCCGCGGTTCGCCGCCGTGCCGTTGACCCGCGACACCGAGCAGGCCCGCTACGACGAGATCACCGCGGTGCTCGAGGACTCGGTGGCCAAGCACATGCGGGCCGACGTGACCGTCGGGGCGTTCCTGTCCGGCGGCATCGACTCCACCGCGATCGCCGCCCTGGCCATCCGGCACAACCCGCGGCTGATCACGTTCACCACCGGATTCGAGCGCGAGGGCTTCTCGGAGATCGACATCGCGGTCGCCTCCGCCGAGGCGATCGGGGCCCGGCACATCGCCAAGGTGGTCAGCGCCGGCGAGTTCGTCGCCGCCCTACCCGAGATCGTCTGGTACCTCGACGAACCGGTCGCCGACCCGGCGCTGGTGCCGCTGTTCTTCGTCGCGCGTGAGGCCCGCAAGCACGTCAAGGTGGTGCTCTCCGGCGAAGGCGCCGACGAGCTGTTCGGCGGCTACACGATCTATCGAGAACCGTTGTCGCTGAGGCCTTTTGACTATCTGCCGCGGCCGCTGCGGCGGTCGATGGGCAAGATGAGCAAGCCGCTGCCCGACGGGATGCGCGGCAAGAGCCTGCTGCATCGCGGTTCGCTGACCCTCGAGGAGCGCTACTACGGCAACGCCCGCAGTTTCTCGGACGCGCAGCTGCGCGACGTGTTGACCGGGTTCCGCGAGCAGTGGACGCATACCGACGTGACGGCCTCGGTGTACGCCGAATCGGCGGGCTGGGACCCGGTAGCCCGGATGCAGCATGTCGACCTGTTCACCTGGCTGCGCGGCGACATCCTGGTCAAGGCCGACAAGATGACGATGGCCAACTCGCTGGAGCTGCGGGTGCCGTTCCTGGATCCGGAGGTGTTCGCCGTCGCGTCGCGGCTACCCGTCGAGGCGAAGATCACCCGTACGACCACCAAATACGCGCTGCGGCGCGCGCTGGAACCGATCGTCCCCACCCACGTGCTACACCGGCCCAAACTGGGCTTTCCGGTGCCCATCAGGCACTGGTTGCGCGCCGGCGAACTGCTGGAGTGGGCCTACGCGACCGTCGACGCGTCGCAGGCCGGTCAGCTGGTCGACACCGCCGCCGTGCGCCGGATGCTCGACGAACACCGCGGCGGCACCAGCGATCACAGCCGGCGGCTCTGGACGGTGTTGATCTTCATGCTCTGGCACGCGATCTTCGTCGAGCACACCGTGGTGCCCCAGATCAGCGAGCCGGTCTACCCCGTCCAGCTCTAG
- a CDS encoding carbohydrate kinase family protein: MTIAVTGSIATDNLMRFPGRFSEHLLAEHLQKVSLSFLVDDLVIHRGGVAGNIAFAIGVLGGDVALVGAAGHDFGEYREWLERHGVNCENVLISKTAHTARFTCTTDEDMAQIASFYPGAMSEARNIKLSDVVSSVGKPDLVIIGANDPDAMVVHTEECRKLGLEFAADPSQQLPRLSGEEINKLIDGAAYLFTNDYEWELMLNKTGWSENEVQEKVGLRVTTLGAKGVDIVERDGTTTHVGVVPEKSQTDPTGVGDAFRAGFLTGRSAGLSLERSAQLGSLVAVLVLESTGTQEWTWDHAEAKTRLADAYGDEAAAEIASVLA; encoded by the coding sequence GTGACGATCGCGGTGACCGGTTCGATTGCGACCGACAATCTGATGCGTTTTCCCGGCCGGTTTTCCGAGCATCTGCTGGCCGAACATCTGCAGAAGGTTTCGCTCAGCTTCCTGGTCGACGACCTGGTGATTCACCGTGGCGGCGTGGCAGGCAACATCGCCTTCGCCATCGGCGTGCTCGGCGGTGACGTCGCGCTGGTCGGCGCGGCCGGCCACGACTTCGGCGAATACCGCGAATGGCTGGAGCGCCACGGGGTCAACTGCGAGAACGTGCTGATCTCCAAGACCGCGCACACCGCCCGGTTCACCTGCACCACCGACGAGGACATGGCCCAGATCGCGTCGTTCTACCCGGGCGCCATGTCGGAGGCCCGCAACATCAAGCTCTCCGACGTCGTGTCATCGGTCGGCAAGCCGGACCTGGTCATCATCGGGGCCAACGACCCCGACGCGATGGTGGTGCACACCGAGGAGTGCCGCAAGCTCGGCCTGGAGTTCGCCGCCGACCCGTCCCAGCAGCTGCCGCGCCTGTCCGGCGAGGAGATCAACAAGCTGATCGACGGGGCCGCCTACCTGTTCACCAATGACTACGAATGGGAGCTGATGCTCAACAAGACCGGCTGGTCGGAGAACGAGGTGCAGGAAAAGGTCGGCCTGCGGGTGACGACGCTGGGCGCCAAGGGCGTGGACATCGTCGAGCGCGACGGCACCACCACCCACGTCGGCGTGGTGCCGGAGAAGAGTCAGACCGACCCCACCGGCGTCGGCGACGCGTTCCGGGCCGGTTTCCTCACCGGGCGCAGCGCCGGACTGAGCCTGGAGCGTTCGGCGCAGCTGGGCTCGCTGGTGGCCGTGCTGGTGCTGGAATCGACCGGCACGCAGGAGTGGACGTGGGACCACGCGGAAGCCAAGACGCGGCTGGCGGATGCCTACGGCGACGAGGCGGCCGCCGAGATCGCCTCCGTACTGGCCTAG